Proteins from one Corticium candelabrum chromosome 4, ooCorCand1.1, whole genome shotgun sequence genomic window:
- the LOC134178671 gene encoding large ribosomal subunit protein mL38-like, whose product MDYLRLSRFQCRRLIGCRRLSSRRQERRERKHQLWLNRHNPELEKAARREELFVPLETVREDWLGHTGPYHIRDAVRHYGVYEHVFGGTEFIPEVDVHIEYDNGHVVKRGNHIGPSQCLRPPNVKFNFGGDALWTVILTNPDGDFQSVDNEVLHWLLCNVSSDGGVNTAHTHCPYIPPFPPKGTGYHRLVFSIFHQSSRLTLPSKSYDRFEDRIFSTNEFWSKHSSVIRPVGIHFFQTSWDSSVTSTFQDILGLKEPAYDIEKKVTKRKQRQKVQTKKFNQKHSLVV is encoded by the exons ATGGATTATTTGCGATTATCGCGTTTTCAGTGTCGTCGACTTATCGGCTGTCGACGTCTGTCGTCTCGGAGGCAAGAACGTAGAGAGCGCAAACACCAACTTTGGTTGAATAGACATAATCCAGAATTGGAGAAAGCGGCGAGAAGAGAAGAAT TGTTTGTGCCTCTGGAAACCGTTCGTGAGGATTGGTTGGGTCATACGGGACCTTACCACATCAGAGATGCCGTGCGTCACTATGGCGTGTATGAGCACGTGTTTGGCGGAACAGAGTTTATACCCGAAGTGGATGTCCATATAGAGTACGACAACGGTCACGTAGTCAAGAGGGGCAATCACATTGGTCCATCTCAATGCCTAAGACCAcccaatgttaaattcaattttgGTGGTGACGCACTGTGGACTGTAATTCTAACAAATCCTG ATGGAGACTTCCAAAGTGTAGACAACGAGGTTCTACATTGGCTTCT CTGTAATGTGTCATCAGATGGTGGAGTCAACACGGCTCACACACACTGTCCCTACATCCCTCCATTCCCTCCAAAAGGCACTGGGTATCACAGACTCGTCTTCAGCATATTCCATCAAAGCAGTCGTCTTACTTTGCCAAGTAAATCTTATGATAG ATTTGAGGATAGAATATTTTCAACTAACGAGTTTTGGTCCAAACACTCATCAGTTATCAGACCAGTAGGAATTCACTTCTTTCAAACAAGCTGGGACTCTTCTGTTACGAGTACCTTCCAGGACATCCTTG GTTTAAAAGAGCCTGCATACGACATTGAGAAGAAAGTTACAAAACGAAAACAAAGGCAAAAAgtacagacaaagaaattcaATCAAAAACATAGCTTAGTTGTGTGA